In a genomic window of Tissierellales bacterium:
- a CDS encoding DNA integrity scanning protein DisA nucleotide-binding domain protein encodes AALGISEKSDGLAIVVSEETGAISIAENGSLARYLDVKTLKQILLDVYKPKKQKQSFIVKWRRKNEQGEGE; translated from the coding sequence GAGCAGCTCTTGGTATTTCTGAAAAATCCGATGGTTTAGCAATCGTTGTTTCAGAAGAAACAGGGGCAATATCTATTGCTGAAAATGGCAGTCTTGCTAGATACTTAGATGTGAAAACATTAAAACAAATATTATTAGATGTATATAAACCCAAGAAACAAAAACAAAGTTTTATTGTAAAGTGGAGGCGTAAAAATGAGCAAGGAGAAGGAGAATAA